One Lytechinus variegatus isolate NC3 chromosome 11, Lvar_3.0, whole genome shotgun sequence DNA segment encodes these proteins:
- the LOC121423436 gene encoding sodium/glucose cotransporter 4-like — translation MGNTVTNGNLETWDVVIIVLNFVGVFAFGIWASCGSGKESTSGYFLAGRQMPWYLVGLSLWMTNIGSRSFIGIAGSASVGGYGVAIYEFQALNCLLLLGFIFIPIYFASEVSTVPEYLKHRFGGDRLQMAIAIINLITAVVIMLASEMYASSLVIQQSLGWDLYTSIIVLLLMTAVYTVAGGLKAVIYTDAIQAVIMMVGAFALMGIAFSEVDWSMETLRLNYMSAIPNTTQLWGNTSCGIPQEGTWHIFHPADDPGLPWTGSVFGALVLGCYFWCTNQVIVQRTLAARNVTHSKGACIMTGYFKILPMFLMIIPGMISRSLWPDLVACVDPDTCEDVCGNPAGCSDIAYPRLVVQLMPTGLRGLMLATMLAAMISSLTSIFNAASSMFVLDIWYKIRPRSTELELVIVGKLSTVIMVVVGVLWIPILQAYGSGELFTYMQAINSYLTPAVFSVFTAAILLQRVNETGAFWGLVCGFLIGLTRAILDFVFGVPSCGQVDDRPAMLKNFHFLHFAAFVYGLTLILIVLFSYLKDPLPPYKLVRLTWWTRHSDIPREPISSEEEEKRLHNEAIRKEKQKQAALDAQTRTGLKWKLWYLICCITTSPANIDDDEEPVIDQDSVDKGKEADGVRHKTSAYENPKWAFFALVNGVVLAGACTFILAYYG, via the exons ATGGGCAACACCGTTACAAACGGTAACCTCGAGACCTGGGACGTCGTCATCATTGTGCTCAACTTCGTCGGCGTCTTCGCTTTCGGCATATGG GCATCATGTGGAAGCGGTAAAGAGAGCACCAGTGGGTATTTCTTAGCAGGTCGACAAATGCCTTGGTATCTG GTGGGTTTATCACTGTGGATGACTAACATTGGTAGTCGATCTTTTATCGGCATAGCAGGTTCCGCTTCCGTAGGAGGATATGGAGTAGCGATTTATGAATTTCAG GCGTTGAACTGTTTACTTCTGCTAGGATTTATCTTCATTCCTATATATTTCGCATCTGAG GTTTCGACCGTACCCGAATATCTCAAGCATCGATTTGGCGGTGATCGTCTTCAGATGGCCATCGCCATCATCAACCTCATCACAGCGGTCGTCATCATGTTAGCG AGTGAGATGTACGCTTCTTCCCTGGTGATCCAGCAATCCCTCGGATGGGATCTATATACATCAATCATTGTTCTTCTTCTAATGACGGCCGTATATACCGTAGCAGGAGGACTCAAAGCTGTCATATACACCGATGCCATCCAGGCTGTCATCATGATGGTCGGCGCATTTGCTCTCATGGGAATCG CCTTCTCGGAAGTCGATTGGTCAATGGAGACGCTCCGGTTGAATTACATGTCAGCCATACCCAACACCACCCAGTTGTGGGGGAACACATCGTGTGGTATCCCGCAAGAGGGGACGTGGCACATCTTCCATCCCGCCGATGACCCCGGTCTCCCTTGGACAGGTTCGGTCTTCGGGGCCTTGGTCCTTGGATGTTACTTCTGGTGTACTAATCAG GTGATTGTACAACGGACACTGGCAGCAAGAAACGTGACACATAGCAAGGGAGCATGCATCATGACTGGTTACTTCAAGATCTTACCAATGTTCCTTATGATCATCCCCGGTATGATCAGCCGAAGCTTGTGGCCAG atCTTGTAGCCTGTGTTGATCCCGATACCTGCGAGGATGTTTGCGGGAATCCCGCTGGGTGCTCCGACATTGCCTACCCGAGACTTGTCGTTCAGCTAATGCCAACAG GTCTGCGAGGTTTGATGCTCGCCACCATGCTTGCCGCCATGATAAGTTCGTTGACCTCCATCTTCAATGCAGCCAGTTCCATGTTCGTACTTGATATCTGGTATAAGATCAGGCCGAGGTCGACCGAACTCGAGCTTGTAATTGTTGGAAA ACTATCTACAGTGATCATGGTAGTTGTTGGAGTGCTATGGATCCCGATCCTTCAGGCCTATGGCTCTGGAGAACTCTTCACCTACATGCAAGCCATCAACTCATACCTCACACCGGCCGTCTTCTCAGTCTTTACTGCTGCCATCTTGCTTCAACGTGTTAATGAGACG GGAGCTTTCTGGGGATTGGTGTGCGGTTTTCTGATCGGTCTGACCAGGGCCATCCTTGATTTCGTCTTCGGCGTCCCCTCATGCGGTCAGGTGGACGATCGACCAGCAATGCTCAAGAATTTCCACTTCCTACACTTCGCAGCCTTCGTCTACGGTCTCACTCTCATCCTCATTGTTCTTTTCAGTTATCTCAAGGACCCTCTTCCCCCTTATAAG TTGGTACGTTTGACGTGGTGGACGCGACACTCCGATATACCAAGGGAACCAATATCttcagaagaggaagaaaaacgACTCCATAACGAAGCCATTCGGAAAGAGAAACAGAAGCAAGCAGCTCTAG ATGCTCAGACGAGGACAGGGCTGAAATGGAAATTGTGGTACTTGATATGTTGCATCACCACTTCTCCAGCCAACATCGACGACGACGAAGAACCGGTTATTGACCAAGACAGTGTGGACAAGGGCAAGGAGGCCGATGGTGTCCGCCACAAGACCTCTGCCTATGAGAACCCAAAATGGGCTTTCTTTGCCTTGGTGAATGGCGTAGTGCTGGCTGGTGCGTGCACCTTTATTTTGGCGTATTACGGTTGA